The Chordicoccus furentiruminis DNA window TGATCAAGCTCGGAAAATACAAAATGGCCGGTGTCCGCGAGTACTGGATCGTCTTTCCTGCCGAGCGCGTGGTACTGGCCTACCGTTTTGAGCGGTCGGACACGCCGGATCTCTATTCCTTCGAAGACGAGATCCCCGTTGAGGTGCTGGACGGCGGCTGCCGTATCCGCTTCAGCGAGATCAGCCGCCTGATCGAGGACATCTATCCGGAATAACCGCAGGAGTCGTCTTCTCAGAATCTCACGACAATCGTCGTGCCGACGCCGACCTCGCTTGTCAGCTGGATCTTCGCGTGGTGCAGCTCCGCCACATGCTTCACGATCGACAGGCCGAGGCCGGTGCCGCCCGTCTGACGCGAGCGGCTCTTGTCGACCCGGTAGAACCGCTCGAAGACGCGTTCCTGCTGCTCTTTCGGGATGCCGATGCCGTTGTCTGCGACCGTCAGAACCGGATGGTCGTCCTGACGCTCGACGGATATGTTGACATAGCCGTCCTTCCGGTTGTAGCGGATCGCGTTCTCTCCGAGGTTGTAGATCAGGTCGCGGATCATGTCCCGGTTCCCGCGCATCCGGCACGGCTCGCCGCGGTAGGCCAGCGTCAGTCCGGCCCGCTCGGCGTTCATCCTGAGTTCCTCGACGCACTGGGAGGCGAGCTCGTCAAGATCGATCAGCTCGTAGCCGTTCTCGGCGTCGATGGTCTCATCCTCCTCGTTTCGCTCGCTGATGCTCCGGTTCTGGACCGACGTGCTCCGGTCCAGCTCGGTGAGACGGATGATATCGTTGATCAGCTTCAGCAGGCGGCTTGCATTCTTATGAATATCAACCGCGACCGCCTTCGCCCGCTCCCCTTCCACCATTCCGTTCTCAATCAGCTCGGAATAGCCGGTGATAGCGGTCAGCGGCGTCTTCAGCTCGTGGGAGACGTTGGCCGTGAAATCCTGACGCATCTTCGCGCCCTCGAGGATCCGGTCGTGCTGCGCGCGGATCGTCTTGAGAAGCGGACGGAGCTCCGGGTAGTCCGAGACATCCTCGATCGCCGGATCATCCATGTGGGCCACGATCCGGATGATCGGGGCCATAATCTGACGGCTCAGAAAATGCGTGAGCAGAACCGCCGCCGTCACGAGCAGAACGAGAATCAGCAGAATCATCGGCATCGCACTGAAAAACAGGGAAGCCAGACTCCGGGCGTCCTGCGCGATCCGAAGCACCGTGCCGTCCGACATCCGCAGGGCGAAGTAGTAGGTGCTGACGCCCAGCGTGTCCGAACCCCGGACGGCCTCTCCCTCGCCGTCGTCGAGTGCCTCCTTCACCTCAGGCCGGTCGGAATGGTTCTCCATCGTCGCCGGATCCGCCTCGTTGTCGAGAAGAACCGTGCCGTCCGCCGCGATCCATGTGACCCTCTCCTTCACGCGGACGTTCCGGAAATCGCTGACGCTGGCGTCCCGGAAATCCTCCAGTTCCTCCAGAAGAAGCGCGGTCTGCCGCATATCATCGCGGATCTGTACACGAAAAAGGTGATAGTATACGCCGGTCATGGCAACGGCTGTGATCAGAATCGCGATGACGGTGAGTCCGATGACTCTGGAATTGATTCTCCGGTTCATTGGCAGACATACCCC harbors:
- a CDS encoding sensor histidine kinase, which gives rise to MNRRINSRVIGLTVIAILITAVAMTGVYYHLFRVQIRDDMRQTALLLEELEDFRDASVSDFRNVRVKERVTWIAADGTVLLDNEADPATMENHSDRPEVKEALDDGEGEAVRGSDTLGVSTYYFALRMSDGTVLRIAQDARSLASLFFSAMPMILLILVLLVTAAVLLTHFLSRQIMAPIIRIVAHMDDPAIEDVSDYPELRPLLKTIRAQHDRILEGAKMRQDFTANVSHELKTPLTAITGYSELIENGMVEGERAKAVAVDIHKNASRLLKLINDIIRLTELDRSTSVQNRSISERNEEDETIDAENGYELIDLDELASQCVEELRMNAERAGLTLAYRGEPCRMRGNRDMIRDLIYNLGENAIRYNRKDGYVNISVERQDDHPVLTVADNGIGIPKEQQERVFERFYRVDKSRSRQTGGTGLGLSIVKHVAELHHAKIQLTSEVGVGTTIVVRF